CTCCAGAAACTCAGACGCATCCAATTGAACTAAAAGTATCAATCAAAAAAGACGCTTGGGTGAGAGTCACCAGTGATGGCAAGACTGTGTATGAAGGGATCCTCTCTGCTGGCAATGAGAAGAGTTGGACCGCAAAACAATCCCTAACCCTTCGTACGGGCAATGCGGGAGGGGTGGTTGTTGAACCTAATCAACAATCGCCAACTGTTTTGGGCAATCTAGGAGAAGTCAAAGAAGTGGCGTATTTTCCTCAAGATTAATGAGATAAAGCAACCAGAGGAGAACCATCTGCCGATTCTAAAACAAATCCCGCATCTTCAATCATTTGCCAATCTTCTTCGGCTGCTTGTCCAGGAGTTGTCAAGTAATCAGCCACAAAAATCGAGTTAGCCGGATATAAGCCTAACGGTTGGAGAGAACGTAAGTGAACTTCTCTTCCCCCTGCAATCCGAATTTCTCGTTCCGGCAGGAGAAAACGGTATAAACATAAGACTCGCAAACAAAATTGTGGGGTTAACTTGGGTTTTTGGGTTTCTGATAAAGGAGTGCCGGGAATTGGAATCAGAAAATTAACCGGAATACTTGTGATATTTAGTTCTCTTAAAGCTAGAGCAAGATCAATAATATCCTCATTCGACTCTCCCATACCAATAATACCTCCTGAACAGGTAGTCATCCCGGCTTGATGAACGTGGTTGACTGTTGTGACGCGATCGCGAAACGTATGAGTCGAACAAATTGCCTCATGATAATTTTCTGAGGTATTCAGATTATGATTGACCCGATCCACACCCGCATCGGCTAACCGCTGCGCTTGCGTTTCATCGAGTAAGCCAACACAAGCACAAACTTTCAGATGATGTTGCGCTTTAATTGCTGTTACGGCTTCGCAAACCTTGCTGAGGAGAGACTCAGTGGGGGTGCGCCCAGAGGTCACGAGACAAAACGTTCCTGCTTTGAGTTCTGCCGCTTGTGCGGCGGCATCTAAAATTCTTTCTTTCGCTAAGAGGGGATATTTTTCAATTTCTGCGGTGGAAATTTTTGACTGAGAACAATAATGACAATCTTCTGGACATAAGCCGCTTTGGGCGTTGAGGAGAAAGTGCAGACGGACTCGGTTTTCCCAGTAGTGATAGCGTATACGATAAGCAGCAGCTAGCTGTGACAATAATTCTTCATTGGGGGCGGTTAATACCGCTTGGGCTTCTTTGCGGGTGAGGGTGTCTCCAGCGAGAACTTTCTCAGCTAAAGCATTCCAATCCATTTTGATCATGCGTTTAATTACAAGTTTTTGATCGCGCGACTTAAGATCCCATCTGCGCTAAATTCCAATCTGGGCGTAAATCCTGAGCGTGGCGCAGATAGGGGTGAACAATTTCCCAGTTGGGATTGGCGGTATTCACATGAATTAAAAAGCGAATACAACGAGATAAACTCCCTTCAACGTGCATCTGTTGCACATCGAGTAGGGCTACATTATCCCAATTTGGTCGTTCTCGTGCAATACTTGCGGGAAAAGTCGCATCTAAATCACGGGTTGTCGTAAAAACCGCACTAATGATATCACTGGGATCGAGGTGATTTCGAGCTTCTAGTTCGTCGAGCAGTTCGGTTACTGCTTCTCGAATCGCTTCTTCTGTGTTTGCAGAAGCTGTTGTTGCTCCACGAATTGCTCGCACTTTCCACTCCACCACGAAGTTTCCTCCCTTCTTTGCTTGATTGTGATGATTGAGTCTTTCTCCCCCTTATTTTAAGGGCGATAGAGCCATAATGGTTGTCCATTGGTTGCTAGTTCAAATTCTAGCCAATCTCTTGCTGTTTTCCAGGTAAGATTGGTGTCAACTTGATTGCGACCGGGTAAGAACCGTTGCAGGGGAGATTTCTTTTCTCCAATGGTGACACATTTCGTTTTTTCGGGGTCTAAACCAACCAGTTCAGCCAGCCAACGTTGGGCATCTTCCTCGCTACCGAGGCGATCAACAACCCCTAAAGCTTGGGCTTGTTCACCAGTGAAAATCCGTCCATCAGCAAAACCTTGTACCGCTTCCACACTGAGATGGCGAGCTTCCGCAACGGTTTGAACAAATTGATGGTAGCTCGTATCAATCAATGCTTGCAAAATGTGCTTTTCTTCGTCAGTGAGTTCGCGATCAAAGGACAAAATGTCTTTGTAAGGACCGGATTTAATGACTTTGAAAGAAACGCCTATTTTGTCGAGGAGTCGCTCTAAATTGTTCCCTCGCAAAATGACACCAATACTACCGGTTATCGTACCCGGATTAGCCACAATTTTTTCGGCACCCATTCCAACATAGACGCCTCCTGAGGCTGAGATATTGCCAAAACTGGCGACAATCTTAACCTTTCTTTGTAATTGTCTCAGGGCGCTATAAATTTCTTGTGAATCTCCTACTGTTCCTCCTGGAGAGTCGATGCGTAACAACAGGGCTTTCCATTTTTGTTCTTCTACTGTCTTGAGGGCTTTGAGGACTCGCTGGCGGGTTTCTGACGCGATCGCGCCGGTAATTTCAATCCGAGCAATTTTCTTTCCTCGTCGTTTCCCAATCAACCAAACCATAAATTTCTGTACGCCAATTTGAACTTTTTATTGTAACCCAACGATTCCATTCCTGATGGATTAGTGATCCCCAGGTGTTATGCAAGAATTCTTAATAAAACTATACAATAATGAAAAGCATTGTCTGAAAGCTAAATCAAATGGAAGTCAAACCCAAGCAACCGCCAAGCTCCCTATTCCCAATTGTACTCATTGCACCGTTTTTCCTCTGGGGAACCGCAATGGTGGCGATGAAGGGCGTTATTGCTGACACAACACCCTTATTTCTTGCGGGAATGCGTATCCTTCCTGCTGGCTTACTCGTTCTCCTCGCCGGGATTCTTTTTCAGCGTCCCCAACCGCGAGGATGGTTAGCCTGGGGATGGATTAGCTTGTTTGCTTTGGTTGATGGGACACTGTTTCAAGGGTTTTTAGCGGAAGGTTTAGTGCGTACCGGCGCTGGCATTGGTTCAGTGATGATCGATACCCAGCCCTTAACTGTGGCGCTACTGTCCAGTTTATTATTCGGCGATCGCGTGGGAAAAATTGGCTGGATCGGACTGTTTTTTGGCATTATCGGCGTCAGTTGCATTGGTTTACCGGATGAGTGGATTTGGCAGGGGTTACAGGGGAATTTTGCCAGTTTTGAGGTCAGCGGTTCTCGTTTGTTGGCTAGTGGCGAATGGTTAATGCTACTCGCATCACTGTCAATGGCCGTCGGAACGATTTTGATTCGCTATGTTTGTCACCACGCGGATGCGGTTATGGCAACGGGATGGCACATGATTTTAGGCGGGATTCCCCTGTTTGTGCTTTCCGGATGGCAGGAGACGCAGCAATGGCAAAATATTAGTTTTGATGGCTGGTTGGCGATTAGTTACGCCACCGTTTTTGGCAGCGCGATCGCGTATGGATTGTTTTTTTATTTAGCTTCGACTCGCAATTTAACCAGTTTTGCTGCCTTAACTTTTTTAACCCCGGTTTTTGCTTTATTATTTGGTAATTTATTACTATCGGAACAACTCAGCAGCTTACAATGGTTGGGCGTGGGTTTAACTTTGATTAGTATTTATTTAATTAATCAGCGCAATCGGTTTGCTTCGGTAACGAATGAACAAGAAGTCGAAATGAGTCAATCAGTCGTCACAGAAAGCGACGGGTGAAGCCCACTGCTTTGTCCTTAGTACAAATGATGAATCAATAGCGACCAAGGACACTCAATTTCACGAGCTTGAAGAAGAATTTCGGAAATGATTGTAGTTTTTAGAAGAGAAACGGCTTGCAAAATCAAAAGTGAATGATGGAGCGAAAAGAAGAATTTAACGAAGCCTATCAAAGAGGAAAATTAGCGTTAGAACGAGGACGCTATAAAGAAAGTATCGAGGAATTAGAACGCGCCAAAAAGCTGATTAATCCGCAGTCAAAATTAGGAGGAGAGGTGCGGATTTGGTTGGTCAGTGCCTATCAAGCTGCGGGTCAAATCGAGAGCGCGATCGCGCTTTGTCAAGATTTAGCCAAACATCCGTCTGGAGAAATTCGTAAGCAAAGTGAGCGCATTCTCTACATTTTAAAGGCACCCGCCCTCAAACGCCCTGATGAATGGTTAACGAAAATTCCAGACTTATCTCAACTCTCAGAAGACGATACTAAAACGAGTCAGTATCGACCGGCAGGTCGTGTTAAACCGCGCCGTCGGAAACTGCCAGAACCAGAACCCATTGATCCCAGTGAAATTAATCGCAAAGATAATAATTTTATTTGGGTGGCTTTAATCGGAATTATTCTCTTATTTTTGGTTTTTCGCTAATCGTTTTTCTGCCCTAACATGGGTCATGGCTTCGGCTAAATGTTTTTCTAATGTCGCTTGCGGGAGAGGCCCTTTTAAGTGCGACCAGGGCAGAATTTGCTCCGTTTCCCAGTCTTGATGAACATAGTATTCGAGAGGGGGTAATTGTCCTTTTAATTCCTTAAATGCCCGTTTATAACTCCCCACAGAATCCCCATATTCACGAGTGAGTTCTAGCAGAGGCGTTAACCGCCGATCTCCGCGAGAGATCAATGCTTGAATGACTGACCAATTATAACTTTCCGGTCGAAAATCAATCCCGCGCGATCGCAGCTTTTTCTGTAAGAAATTGAGGCGTTTTTTACTATCTTTATTCACGCCAAACCATTGGAAAGGGGTGTGGGATTTGGGAACA
The genomic region above belongs to Cyanobacteria bacterium GSL.Bin1 and contains:
- the bioB gene encoding biotin synthase BioB codes for the protein MIKMDWNALAEKVLAGDTLTRKEAQAVLTAPNEELLSQLAAAYRIRYHYWENRVRLHFLLNAQSGLCPEDCHYCSQSKISTAEIEKYPLLAKERILDAAAQAAELKAGTFCLVTSGRTPTESLLSKVCEAVTAIKAQHHLKVCACVGLLDETQAQRLADAGVDRVNHNLNTSENYHEAICSTHTFRDRVTTVNHVHQAGMTTCSGGIIGMGESNEDIIDLALALRELNITSIPVNFLIPIPGTPLSETQKPKLTPQFCLRVLCLYRFLLPEREIRIAGGREVHLRSLQPLGLYPANSIFVADYLTTPGQAAEEDWQMIEDAGFVLESADGSPLVALSH
- the aroH gene encoding chorismate mutase, which encodes MVEWKVRAIRGATTASANTEEAIREAVTELLDELEARNHLDPSDIISAVFTTTRDLDATFPASIARERPNWDNVALLDVQQMHVEGSLSRCIRFLIHVNTANPNWEIVHPYLRHAQDLRPDWNLAQMGS
- the sppA gene encoding signal peptide peptidase SppA gives rise to the protein MVWLIGKRRGKKIARIEITGAIASETRQRVLKALKTVEEQKWKALLLRIDSPGGTVGDSQEIYSALRQLQRKVKIVASFGNISASGGVYVGMGAEKIVANPGTITGSIGVILRGNNLERLLDKIGVSFKVIKSGPYKDILSFDRELTDEEKHILQALIDTSYHQFVQTVAEARHLSVEAVQGFADGRIFTGEQAQALGVVDRLGSEEDAQRWLAELVGLDPEKTKCVTIGEKKSPLQRFLPGRNQVDTNLTWKTARDWLEFELATNGQPLWLYRP
- a CDS encoding EamA family transporter is translated as MEVKPKQPPSSLFPIVLIAPFFLWGTAMVAMKGVIADTTPLFLAGMRILPAGLLVLLAGILFQRPQPRGWLAWGWISLFALVDGTLFQGFLAEGLVRTGAGIGSVMIDTQPLTVALLSSLLFGDRVGKIGWIGLFFGIIGVSCIGLPDEWIWQGLQGNFASFEVSGSRLLASGEWLMLLASLSMAVGTILIRYVCHHADAVMATGWHMILGGIPLFVLSGWQETQQWQNISFDGWLAISYATVFGSAIAYGLFFYLASTRNLTSFAALTFLTPVFALLFGNLLLSEQLSSLQWLGVGLTLISIYLINQRNRFASVTNEQEVEMSQSVVTESDG
- a CDS encoding tetratricopeptide repeat protein, yielding MERKEEFNEAYQRGKLALERGRYKESIEELERAKKLINPQSKLGGEVRIWLVSAYQAAGQIESAIALCQDLAKHPSGEIRKQSERILYILKAPALKRPDEWLTKIPDLSQLSEDDTKTSQYRPAGRVKPRRRKLPEPEPIDPSEINRKDNNFIWVALIGIILLFLVFR